In a genomic window of Syntrophorhabdaceae bacterium:
- a CDS encoding KamA family radical SAM protein, with product MGQEQKSPYTAASVILSRKAEGNPITLPFFIDNASDLTKVLSLEEGQRQEIERVASLYPLRIPEHYLSLIDKDSPMTCPVGRQALPSGDEFDLSGQSDPLNEGGSLRTPVFVSRYHGRGVFLVSAECAMYCRFCNRRRLVGKGWDPARYVEETLEYLENDTSIREVILSGGDPFMRPAEELAHILARLKGMGKRIIRISTRMPVVSPQRLSKSYYKALHDAGPVWVVIHINHPKEITPEFVEAIGRFRKSGAVLVSQTVLLRGVNDCAGILGKLFEELVAMAVKPYYLFQLDEVRGASHFKVKVEKGIEIMRALRRSVSGLAIPHYAIDISGGLGKVPVDHQYLGERRGDRLSVESPSGVAGIYEDTGKESCCSHCGICGPERV from the coding sequence ATGGGCCAAGAACAGAAGAGCCCATATACAGCCGCTTCCGTAATTTTGTCGAGAAAGGCGGAGGGTAATCCGATTACCCTCCCTTTTTTTATCGATAACGCCTCTGATCTGACGAAAGTCCTGTCATTGGAGGAAGGGCAGAGACAGGAAATAGAAAGGGTCGCCAGCCTTTATCCCCTCCGTATTCCGGAACACTACCTTTCTCTTATAGATAAGGATTCTCCCATGACCTGCCCTGTGGGAAGGCAGGCATTGCCGTCGGGCGACGAATTCGATCTCTCGGGGCAGAGCGATCCCTTGAATGAAGGGGGCAGTCTTCGCACACCTGTTTTTGTAAGCCGCTATCATGGCAGGGGTGTGTTTCTGGTAAGCGCGGAGTGCGCCATGTACTGCAGGTTCTGCAACAGACGGCGCCTTGTGGGTAAAGGGTGGGATCCGGCGCGCTACGTGGAGGAAACACTCGAATATCTTGAGAATGATACCTCCATCCGAGAGGTCATATTGTCCGGCGGAGACCCTTTCATGCGGCCCGCCGAAGAGCTCGCACATATTCTGGCGAGGCTCAAAGGGATGGGAAAAAGGATCATCAGGATCAGCACGCGCATGCCCGTGGTCTCTCCCCAGCGATTAAGCAAGTCTTATTATAAAGCCCTTCATGACGCCGGGCCCGTATGGGTGGTAATACATATAAACCATCCCAAAGAGATCACACCGGAGTTTGTGGAGGCAATAGGGCGGTTCCGGAAAAGCGGCGCGGTGCTCGTGAGCCAGACTGTGCTGCTCAGGGGAGTGAACGACTGTGCCGGCATATTGGGAAAACTCTTTGAAGAGCTTGTTGCCATGGCAGTGAAACCTTATTATCTTTTTCAGCTTGACGAGGTGAGGGGAGCGTCTCACTTTAAAGTGAAAGTGGAAAAAGGCATAGAGATCATGCGGGCCCTCAGAAGGTCGGTGTCGGGTCTTGCAATACCTCACTATGCCATCGATATCTCGGGAGGCCTGGGTAAAGTGCCCGTGGATCATCAGTACCTGGGCGAGAGGAGGGGAGACCGCCTCAGCGTGGAGAGTCCCTCAGGGGTCGCGGGTATCTATGAAGACACGGGAAAAGAAAGCTGCTGCAGCCACTGCGGGATTTGCGGGCCCGAGCGCGTATAA
- the pal gene encoding peptidoglycan-associated lipoprotein Pal, with translation MKTRSFGLVILIIAIGMFLSGCGCFMQAQKGEQAPPPAPAAKVAPPEAKVEVPVTPPPPPPAAAAVVALKDVNFDFDKYAIRAGDGEILKGDASWFKANPGKKVKIEGHCDERGTVEYNLVLGQKRADSTKKYLQDLGIDGKLMDTVSYGKERPLDPGHNEAAWAKNRRAHIQPLP, from the coding sequence ATGAAAACGAGATCGTTCGGACTTGTTATCCTGATTATTGCTATTGGTATGTTCTTGAGCGGATGTGGTTGTTTCATGCAGGCCCAGAAGGGCGAGCAGGCTCCGCCTCCCGCTCCCGCGGCTAAAGTAGCGCCGCCGGAGGCAAAGGTTGAAGTGCCTGTGACTCCTCCGCCTCCGCCGCCGGCTGCTGCCGCGGTGGTCGCGCTTAAAGATGTGAACTTTGATTTCGATAAATACGCTATCCGCGCAGGGGATGGAGAGATATTGAAGGGCGATGCAAGTTGGTTTAAGGCTAACCCGGGCAAAAAGGTTAAGATTGAGGGCCATTGCGATGAGCGTGGCACCGTAGAGTACAACCTTGTGCTCGGTCAGAAGAGGGCCGATTCCACAAAGAAATACCTGCAGGATCTCGGAATTGACGGCAAGCTGATGGACACTGTCAGCTACGGCAAGGAAAGACCGCTCGATCCTGGACACAATGAAGCCGCATGGGCCAAGAACAGAAGAGCCCATATACAGCCGCTTCCGTAA
- a CDS encoding 1-phosphofructokinase family hexose kinase: protein MIYTVTLNPFLDRIIEVEELVYDDVNRITEERSRAGGKGIDVSRVIKDLGGESVALGFAGGYSGMELEGRLIQEGVVCDLTPISGSTGLNVTVFQKRKKIQTLLSTASPEVGPLETLALLKKMRELPRGSYLVISGSAPGGIDDKFYAQMITALGDRGIKVVIDADENILRQAINARPYMIKPNIHELSRLVGKNLTEAEEVVESAKPFLDSAACVVISMGPRGAIGLSGNGIFHMIPPKVKVRSSVGAGDSLAAGLIFALSKGDTFEDALRLGVACGTASTLNLYVDGCSSAEVEAIEKDIIVKKF, encoded by the coding sequence ATGATATACACGGTCACATTAAATCCGTTTCTCGACCGCATCATTGAAGTCGAAGAGCTTGTATATGATGATGTGAACAGGATTACCGAAGAGCGGTCGAGAGCGGGAGGGAAGGGAATCGACGTTTCCCGTGTAATAAAAGATCTGGGAGGGGAGAGCGTCGCCCTCGGTTTTGCCGGCGGCTACAGTGGTATGGAGCTGGAAGGCAGACTTATCCAGGAAGGCGTGGTCTGCGACCTCACTCCTATATCGGGTTCTACGGGACTAAATGTAACAGTTTTCCAGAAGAGAAAAAAAATTCAGACCTTACTCAGCACGGCTTCACCGGAAGTGGGACCTCTCGAGACACTGGCTCTTCTCAAAAAAATGAGGGAATTACCAAGGGGCAGTTATCTCGTGATCAGCGGCAGCGCGCCGGGAGGGATAGATGATAAATTTTATGCCCAGATGATTACGGCCCTCGGCGACAGGGGCATCAAAGTGGTTATCGACGCGGATGAAAATATATTGAGACAGGCTATTAATGCACGGCCTTACATGATCAAACCGAATATTCACGAGTTAAGCAGACTCGTGGGAAAGAACCTGACCGAAGCGGAAGAGGTCGTCGAATCCGCAAAGCCTTTCCTTGATTCGGCGGCCTGTGTGGTCATTTCCATGGGTCCCAGGGGCGCGATAGGCCTTTCCGGAAACGGGATATTTCACATGATTCCACCAAAAGTCAAAGTCCGCAGTTCCGTGGGGGCGGGAGACTCCCTGGCTGCAGGCTTGATTTTTGCATTAAGCAAGGGAGACACTTTTGAGGACGCCCTGCGCCTCGGAGTCGCGTGTGGAACCGCATCAACACTGAATCTTTATGTCGACGGATGCTCCAGCGCAGAAGTGGAGGCAATAGAAAAAGATATAATTGTTAAGAAATTTTAA
- the hisS gene encoding histidine--tRNA ligase, with translation MAKIQTLRGFRDIWGEEIEKFREIERISRKHLDLLGYMEMEIPVLEKTELFVRSIGDTTDIVEKEMFTFTDLGGDSVTLRPEATAGVVRSYLQAGLFVKERVSKLFTLGPMFRHEKPQKGRFRQFRQIDVEVFGSDSALIDAELLWMISLILKDLGVAGYTIEVNSVGCPECRLDFRNKVITYFEGKKEHLCEDCVRRLYRNPLRIFDCKHAHCIEVSRQSPFLFESLCNPCRTHFDEFLASLAGFGVETTINKRLVRGLDYYTRTVFEFTSGELGAQQTFIAGGRYDNLVEEMGGPKTPGTGFAIGVERLAMVSPGGMAHKGPRFFFAYMGERAAKYVASVARAFVESGMPLRYDYHGKSLKSQMRYADSLKSDFVLILGDDEIEKGIVTLRNMGTKEQHELPLDPAALTAAATELIK, from the coding sequence ATGGCCAAGATTCAGACGCTTCGGGGGTTCAGGGATATTTGGGGCGAAGAGATAGAAAAGTTCCGCGAGATCGAGCGGATCTCGCGCAAGCACCTTGACCTCCTGGGTTATATGGAAATGGAGATACCGGTCCTGGAAAAAACCGAGCTCTTCGTGAGAAGCATCGGGGACACGACCGACATAGTGGAGAAAGAGATGTTCACCTTCACGGACCTTGGTGGGGATTCGGTGACGCTGAGACCCGAGGCCACGGCAGGGGTGGTGCGCTCTTACCTTCAGGCGGGCCTGTTCGTGAAGGAGCGGGTGAGCAAGCTTTTCACCCTCGGCCCCATGTTCCGCCATGAAAAGCCCCAGAAAGGGAGGTTCAGGCAATTCCGCCAGATCGATGTGGAAGTGTTCGGCAGCGATTCGGCGCTTATCGATGCGGAATTACTATGGATGATCTCCCTCATATTAAAAGATCTTGGAGTGGCCGGGTATACCATCGAGGTGAACAGCGTGGGCTGTCCCGAATGCCGGCTCGATTTCAGGAACAAGGTAATCACCTATTTTGAGGGAAAGAAGGAGCATCTGTGCGAAGACTGTGTGAGGCGCCTTTACAGGAACCCCCTCCGGATTTTCGATTGTAAGCATGCCCATTGTATCGAGGTGAGCAGGCAATCGCCATTTCTATTCGAGAGCCTGTGCAACCCCTGTAGAACCCATTTCGATGAGTTTCTCGCTTCTCTTGCCGGATTCGGCGTAGAGACGACGATTAATAAGCGCCTCGTAAGGGGCCTCGACTACTACACCAGAACCGTCTTCGAATTTACGTCCGGCGAATTGGGCGCACAGCAGACCTTTATCGCGGGAGGGAGGTACGATAACCTTGTGGAAGAGATGGGCGGCCCGAAAACACCGGGCACGGGTTTCGCCATCGGCGTCGAAAGATTGGCCATGGTGTCGCCCGGAGGAATGGCGCATAAGGGACCGCGGTTTTTCTTTGCCTATATGGGTGAGAGAGCCGCGAAATATGTGGCTTCCGTGGCGCGGGCTTTCGTGGAAAGCGGGATGCCTCTGAGGTACGACTACCATGGAAAATCACTTAAATCCCAAATGAGATACGCGGACAGCCTCAAATCCGATTTCGTACTGATTCTCGGGGATGACGAGATAGAGAAAGGCATCGTGACGCTCCGAAATATGGGCACAAAGGAACAGCATGAGCTTCCTCTTGATCCTGCGGCACTTACCGCGGCAGCAACCGAGCTTATCAAATAG
- a CDS encoding YajD family HNH nuclease, with translation MRNKGYKVRRMPASGKKGEGKTVDEIVKELQSMNAPKNDYREQSLKIYGLICAKCAREFEYKDRHLLTVHHKDGNHNNNPPDGSNWENLCVYCHDEEHTKGMLGDYLSSDR, from the coding sequence ATGAGAAACAAGGGATACAAGGTGCGCCGCATGCCCGCTTCCGGCAAGAAGGGTGAGGGAAAGACCGTGGATGAGATCGTGAAGGAACTCCAGTCGATGAATGCCCCGAAAAACGATTACCGCGAGCAGTCGCTCAAAATCTACGGCCTCATCTGTGCAAAATGCGCGAGGGAATTCGAATATAAAGACAGGCATCTTCTTACGGTGCACCACAAAGACGGGAACCACAACAACAACCCTCCCGACGGCTCAAATTGGGAGAACCTCTGTGTCTATTGTCATGATGAAGAGCACACGAAGGGGATGCTCGGAGATTATCTCAGCTCCGACAGGTGA
- a CDS encoding FxLYD domain-containing protein, translating to MDERIECGAKVNNPPRLSYVSSGEGLELGSHAFLRPLPPCCAQIASPYWARIIGAVSNTGGREVLVKVIATLFDEEGRTLGTHFDFMALDGGEKSEFDIKITSFYDHAYAYGLEVTESGDI from the coding sequence ATGGATGAGAGAATAGAATGCGGCGCCAAGGTGAATAATCCGCCCCGGCTCTCCTATGTCAGTAGCGGAGAGGGACTGGAGCTGGGCAGCCACGCTTTCTTGAGGCCCTTGCCTCCCTGCTGCGCTCAAATCGCTTCACCTTATTGGGCGCGTATAATCGGCGCCGTATCGAATACAGGCGGTCGAGAGGTCCTCGTGAAAGTGATCGCCACCCTCTTCGACGAAGAGGGCAGGACTCTCGGCACACATTTCGATTTCATGGCCCTCGATGGAGGCGAGAAGAGCGAGTTCGATATTAAAATCACCAGCTTTTATGACCATGCCTATGCCTACGGCCTCGAAGTCACGGAAAGCGGAGATATCTGA
- the rlmD gene encoding 23S rRNA (uracil(1939)-C(5))-methyltransferase RlmD — MTKSLKREEKVLEIVDVSLPDGFGVGKEEGFVYFVPGAVAGDIVRIGIRKRDRRFSVGDILEIIRPSSHRAQPFCGHFGSCGGCTLQHIAYDRQLEIKENHLRQALARIGGVDLESVEIAPIVPAPHQQWGRNNIELSFGRGKSGLVLGLRERAAPGKSYEGKVVPLSQCPAFSTAIDSIVPVVSEYFNRSGLTPYDPGRKKGILKHLLLRESKSTGRIMAVLETAPGPIISLSALWHELRERVPRLGCFYRAVSKGSVDTGLYDYEEHLFGAASIEESVAGLTFHIYPQSFFQANTAVAELLYESVLEVARLGKGDKVLGLYSGMGPLEIILSRNARRVTGVDSNPANIINARLNCQVNDIMNCVFIEGKVEQLKSRLPSGPDLLVIDPPRGGVSPQGLSLAVSLNPSKFIYISCNPSTLARDIGLLRGSGYRPVKILPFDAFPHTSHLETLVLLETGGPF; from the coding sequence TTGACCAAATCACTGAAAAGAGAAGAGAAGGTCCTTGAAATTGTCGATGTTTCTCTCCCCGACGGATTCGGCGTGGGCAAGGAGGAAGGCTTCGTATATTTCGTTCCCGGCGCCGTGGCGGGCGACATCGTGCGCATCGGAATAAGAAAGAGGGATCGCCGTTTTTCCGTGGGAGATATCCTCGAGATCATCCGGCCGTCCTCTCACAGGGCTCAACCTTTCTGCGGCCACTTCGGCTCCTGCGGGGGATGCACTCTTCAGCACATCGCCTACGATAGGCAGCTCGAGATCAAAGAAAACCATCTCCGTCAGGCCCTGGCCAGAATAGGCGGAGTGGACCTCGAATCGGTTGAGATAGCCCCAATTGTGCCTGCGCCGCACCAGCAGTGGGGCAGGAACAATATAGAGCTGTCTTTCGGGCGGGGAAAATCAGGACTCGTGCTCGGACTGCGCGAGCGGGCTGCTCCCGGAAAAAGCTATGAAGGAAAGGTGGTTCCTCTCTCACAGTGTCCCGCCTTCAGTACCGCAATCGATTCGATCGTGCCGGTCGTCTCGGAGTACTTCAACCGGAGTGGACTTACCCCGTACGATCCTGGTCGTAAGAAAGGAATTCTTAAACATCTCCTCCTGCGGGAGTCCAAATCCACCGGCCGCATCATGGCCGTGCTCGAGACCGCGCCGGGCCCTATCATATCCCTGTCCGCCCTTTGGCACGAGCTCCGTGAGAGGGTTCCCCGACTGGGGTGCTTCTACCGCGCCGTGAGCAAGGGTAGCGTCGATACGGGCCTCTATGATTACGAAGAGCATCTCTTCGGCGCCGCTTCGATCGAAGAATCGGTGGCAGGCCTTACATTCCACATATATCCCCAATCCTTTTTTCAGGCGAATACCGCGGTCGCAGAGCTTCTCTATGAGAGCGTTCTCGAGGTGGCCCGACTTGGGAAGGGCGACAAGGTCCTCGGTCTCTACTCCGGCATGGGTCCCCTCGAGATTATTTTGTCCCGAAACGCCCGCCGGGTGACCGGGGTCGACTCGAACCCTGCCAATATCATAAACGCCCGCCTGAATTGCCAGGTAAACGATATCATGAATTGCGTTTTCATTGAGGGGAAGGTCGAGCAGTTGAAGAGCCGGCTTCCTTCCGGACCCGATCTACTCGTCATCGACCCCCCAAGGGGAGGCGTGAGCCCGCAGGGACTCAGCCTCGCAGTATCCCTCAATCCGTCGAAATTCATCTATATCTCCTGCAATCCCTCCACCCTCGCACGGGATATCGGCCTTCTCAGGGGCAGCGGGTACCGGCCGGTGAAAATTCTCCCTTTTGACGCCTTCCCTCACACCTCCCACCTGGAGACCCTGGTGCTGCTCGAAACGGGCGGCCCCTTTTGA